A stretch of Thermovirga sp. DNA encodes these proteins:
- a CDS encoding NADP oxidoreductase, translating into MSKVKVATVWLEACAGCHMSFLDIDERLVDLIEMVDIVYSPIV; encoded by the coding sequence ATGTCGAAGGTCAAGGTGGCCACCGTATGGCTTGAAGCCTGCGCGGGTTGCCACATGTCCTTTCTCGATATTGACGAACGGCTGGTGGATCTGATCGAAATGGTCGATATCGTCTATTCCCCCATCGT